A genomic region of Anas platyrhynchos isolate ZD024472 breed Pekin duck chromosome 9, IASCAAS_PekinDuck_T2T, whole genome shotgun sequence contains the following coding sequences:
- the AMOTL2 gene encoding angiomotin-like protein 2 isoform X2 → MRTAEDSSGTVLHRLIQEQLRYGNLTENRTLLAIQQQALRGGSGGSPRSSLESLTQEESQMVQQSTRQEPQGQEHHADHLYSENSGYRLCQPQHKGEELPSYEEAKAHSQYYAVQRGGQQPGGAESGARRPDDSLKDLKHGHVRSLSERLMQMSLERNGAKAHSPMSSSHSYPQLSRHYTLRGQRPEGPEPRGPPPEYPYIIPSQDAAGAYLPRPCSRDGPGFQHPEVRLMPSPVPAAFLPVPSSLGSLGPAGVEALMSAQAASAGSRLAQADAVLRENERLLRENEKLRRELESCTEKAGRIQKLETEIQRISEDYENLMKASCKREALEKAMRTKRDGEMRRLQDFNRDLKERLESANKQLASKTQENQESNQGTVAKLLAQSYEHQQEKEKLEREASLLRSANEDQRRRAELLEQALGSAQARAAKAEAELRKKRAYVEKVERLQAALGQLQAACEKREQLELRLRTRLEQELKMLRAQQRQAGAAGGGTPELSAHRLSEQLREKEEKILALEADMTKWEQKYLEECTMRQFAMDAAATAAAQRDTTLISHSPRHSPNSSFNEDLLLANHKHQEMENRLKALHAQILEKDAVIKVLQQRSRRDPSKALQGSLRPAKSVPSVFVASAAEGTSRGSAGKTTADEVPAVPTAVPPPSHAKCGSKDGSTQTDGAAQSWGEGAECPAGSQESSAAPRAPDLSDMVEILI, encoded by the exons ATGAGGACGGCGGAGGACTCGAGCGGGACGGTCCTGCACCGCCTGATCCAGGAGCAGCTGCGCTATGGGAACCTGACGGAGAACCGCACGCTGCTGGCCATCCAGCAGCAAGCCCTgcgcggcggcagcggcggcagcCCCCGCTCCTCCCTGGAAAGCCTGACCCAGGAGGAAAGCCAGATGGTGCAGCAGTCCACCAGGcaggagccccagggccaggAGCATCACGCTGACCACCTCTACTCGGAAAACAGCGGCTACCgcctctgccagccccagcacaaggGCGAGGAGCTGCCGAGCTATGAGGAGGCCAAGGCGCACTCCCAGTACTACGCGGTGCAGcggggtgggcagcagcccGGGGGGGCCGAGAGCGGCGCCCGGCGCCCCGACGACTCACTGAAGGACCTGAAGCACGGCCACGTGCGGTCGCTGAGCGAGCGGCTGATGCAGATGTCGCTGGAGAGGAATGGGGCCAAAGCGCACAGCCCCATGAGCTCATCCCACAGCTACCCCCAGCTCTCCCGGCACTACACCCTGCGAGGGCAGCGCCCCGAGGGGCCGGAGCCGCGGGGGCCCCCCCCGGAGTATCCCTACATCATCCCCAGCCAGGATGCGGCCGGCGCTTACCTGCCCCGACCGTGCTCCCGGGATGGTCCCGGCTTCCAGCACCCCGAAGTCAG GCTGATGCCATCGCCCGTCCCCGCGGCCTTCCTGCCCGTGCCAAGCTCACTGGGCTCGCTCGGCCCCGCCGGCGTGGAGGCCCTGATGAGCGCCCAGGCAGCCTCGGCCGGCAGCCGGCTGGCCCAGGCGGATGCGGTCCTGCGGGAGAACGAGAGGCTGCTGCGGGAGAACGAGAAGCTGCGGCGGGAGCTGGAGAGCTGCACGGAGAAAGCCGGTCGCATCCAGAAG ctggAAACGGAGATCCAGCGCATCTCGGAGGATTACGAAAACCTCATGAAGGCGTCCTGCAAGCGGGAAGCGCTGGAGAAAGCCATGAGGACCAAGAGAGACGGCGAGATGCGGCGGCTCCAGGACTTCAACCGAGACCTGAAAG AACGGTTGGAATCGGCCAACAAGCAGCTGGCCAGCAAGACCCAGGAGAACCAGGAGAGCAACCAGGGCACGGTGGCGAAGCTTCTGGCGCAGA GCTATGAGCACcagcaggagaaggagaagcTGGAGCGGGAAGCCTCCCTGCTGCGCAGCGCCAACGAGGACCAGCGCCGgcgggcagagctgctggagcaggcgcTGGGCAGCGCCCAGGCGCGGGCAGCCAAGGCGGAGGCCGAGCTGCGGAAGAAGCGGGCGTACGTGGAGAAGGtggagcggctgcaggcagccctgggCCAGCTCCAGGCCGCCTGCGAGAAGCGGGAGCAGCTCGAGCTGCGCCTCCGCACCCgcctggagcaggagctgaagaTGCTGCGAGCTCAGCAG AGGCAAGCGGGCGCCGCAGGCGGGGGGACGCCCGAGCTGAGTGCCCACAGGCTGTCCGAGCAgctgagggagaaggaggagaagatccTGGCCCTGGAGGCTGACATGACCAAGTGGGAGCAGAAGTACCTGGAGGAGTGCACCATGCGGCAGTTCGCCATGGACGCCGCCGCCACCGCTGCTGCCCAGCGGGACACCACCCTCATCAGCCACTCGCCGCGACACTCGCCCAACAGCAGCTTCAATGAGGACCTCCTGCTGGCCAACCACAAACACCAGGAGATGGAGAACAG GTTAAAAGCCCTTCATGCCCAAATCCTGGAGAAGGACGCTGTCATCAAAGTCCTGCAGCAGCGCTCGCGGAGGGATCCtagcaaagcccttcagggctCCCTGCGACCAGCCAAGTCTGTGCCATCTGTCTTTGTCGCCTCCGCCGCAGAGGGCACCTCCCGGGGCAGTGCAG GCAAAACCACTGCTGACGAAGTGCCAGCGGTGCCCACCGCTGTCCCTCCACCCTCTCACGCCAAGTGTGGCAGCAAGGATGGCAGCACACAGACAGACGGGGCGGCGCAGAGCTGGGGTGAGGGCGCAGAGTGCCCGGCCGGCTCGCAGG AGAGCTCggctgcccccagagccccagaCCTGTCTGACATGGTGGAGATCTTGATTTAA
- the AMOTL2 gene encoding angiomotin-like protein 2 isoform X1, giving the protein MRTAEDSSGTVLHRLIQEQLRYGNLTENRTLLAIQQQALRGGSGGSPRSSLESLTQEESQMVQQSTRQEPQGQEHHADHLYSENSGYRLCQPQHKGEELPSYEEAKAHSQYYAVQRGGQQPGGAESGARRPDDSLKDLKHGHVRSLSERLMQMSLERNGAKAHSPMSSSHSYPQLSRHYTLRGQRPEGPEPRGPPPEYPYIIPSQDAAGAYLPRPCSRDGPGFQHPEVSRLMPSPVPAAFLPVPSSLGSLGPAGVEALMSAQAASAGSRLAQADAVLRENERLLRENEKLRRELESCTEKAGRIQKLETEIQRISEDYENLMKASCKREALEKAMRTKRDGEMRRLQDFNRDLKERLESANKQLASKTQENQESNQGTVAKLLAQSYEHQQEKEKLEREASLLRSANEDQRRRAELLEQALGSAQARAAKAEAELRKKRAYVEKVERLQAALGQLQAACEKREQLELRLRTRLEQELKMLRAQQRQAGAAGGGTPELSAHRLSEQLREKEEKILALEADMTKWEQKYLEECTMRQFAMDAAATAAAQRDTTLISHSPRHSPNSSFNEDLLLANHKHQEMENRLKALHAQILEKDAVIKVLQQRSRRDPSKALQGSLRPAKSVPSVFVASAAEGTSRGSAGKTTADEVPAVPTAVPPPSHAKCGSKDGSTQTDGAAQSWGEGAECPAGSQESSAAPRAPDLSDMVEILI; this is encoded by the exons ATGAGGACGGCGGAGGACTCGAGCGGGACGGTCCTGCACCGCCTGATCCAGGAGCAGCTGCGCTATGGGAACCTGACGGAGAACCGCACGCTGCTGGCCATCCAGCAGCAAGCCCTgcgcggcggcagcggcggcagcCCCCGCTCCTCCCTGGAAAGCCTGACCCAGGAGGAAAGCCAGATGGTGCAGCAGTCCACCAGGcaggagccccagggccaggAGCATCACGCTGACCACCTCTACTCGGAAAACAGCGGCTACCgcctctgccagccccagcacaaggGCGAGGAGCTGCCGAGCTATGAGGAGGCCAAGGCGCACTCCCAGTACTACGCGGTGCAGcggggtgggcagcagcccGGGGGGGCCGAGAGCGGCGCCCGGCGCCCCGACGACTCACTGAAGGACCTGAAGCACGGCCACGTGCGGTCGCTGAGCGAGCGGCTGATGCAGATGTCGCTGGAGAGGAATGGGGCCAAAGCGCACAGCCCCATGAGCTCATCCCACAGCTACCCCCAGCTCTCCCGGCACTACACCCTGCGAGGGCAGCGCCCCGAGGGGCCGGAGCCGCGGGGGCCCCCCCCGGAGTATCCCTACATCATCCCCAGCCAGGATGCGGCCGGCGCTTACCTGCCCCGACCGTGCTCCCGGGATGGTCCCGGCTTCCAGCACCCCGAAGTCAG CAGGCTGATGCCATCGCCCGTCCCCGCGGCCTTCCTGCCCGTGCCAAGCTCACTGGGCTCGCTCGGCCCCGCCGGCGTGGAGGCCCTGATGAGCGCCCAGGCAGCCTCGGCCGGCAGCCGGCTGGCCCAGGCGGATGCGGTCCTGCGGGAGAACGAGAGGCTGCTGCGGGAGAACGAGAAGCTGCGGCGGGAGCTGGAGAGCTGCACGGAGAAAGCCGGTCGCATCCAGAAG ctggAAACGGAGATCCAGCGCATCTCGGAGGATTACGAAAACCTCATGAAGGCGTCCTGCAAGCGGGAAGCGCTGGAGAAAGCCATGAGGACCAAGAGAGACGGCGAGATGCGGCGGCTCCAGGACTTCAACCGAGACCTGAAAG AACGGTTGGAATCGGCCAACAAGCAGCTGGCCAGCAAGACCCAGGAGAACCAGGAGAGCAACCAGGGCACGGTGGCGAAGCTTCTGGCGCAGA GCTATGAGCACcagcaggagaaggagaagcTGGAGCGGGAAGCCTCCCTGCTGCGCAGCGCCAACGAGGACCAGCGCCGgcgggcagagctgctggagcaggcgcTGGGCAGCGCCCAGGCGCGGGCAGCCAAGGCGGAGGCCGAGCTGCGGAAGAAGCGGGCGTACGTGGAGAAGGtggagcggctgcaggcagccctgggCCAGCTCCAGGCCGCCTGCGAGAAGCGGGAGCAGCTCGAGCTGCGCCTCCGCACCCgcctggagcaggagctgaagaTGCTGCGAGCTCAGCAG AGGCAAGCGGGCGCCGCAGGCGGGGGGACGCCCGAGCTGAGTGCCCACAGGCTGTCCGAGCAgctgagggagaaggaggagaagatccTGGCCCTGGAGGCTGACATGACCAAGTGGGAGCAGAAGTACCTGGAGGAGTGCACCATGCGGCAGTTCGCCATGGACGCCGCCGCCACCGCTGCTGCCCAGCGGGACACCACCCTCATCAGCCACTCGCCGCGACACTCGCCCAACAGCAGCTTCAATGAGGACCTCCTGCTGGCCAACCACAAACACCAGGAGATGGAGAACAG GTTAAAAGCCCTTCATGCCCAAATCCTGGAGAAGGACGCTGTCATCAAAGTCCTGCAGCAGCGCTCGCGGAGGGATCCtagcaaagcccttcagggctCCCTGCGACCAGCCAAGTCTGTGCCATCTGTCTTTGTCGCCTCCGCCGCAGAGGGCACCTCCCGGGGCAGTGCAG GCAAAACCACTGCTGACGAAGTGCCAGCGGTGCCCACCGCTGTCCCTCCACCCTCTCACGCCAAGTGTGGCAGCAAGGATGGCAGCACACAGACAGACGGGGCGGCGCAGAGCTGGGGTGAGGGCGCAGAGTGCCCGGCCGGCTCGCAGG AGAGCTCggctgcccccagagccccagaCCTGTCTGACATGGTGGAGATCTTGATTTAA